Genomic segment of Bicyclus anynana chromosome 18, ilBicAnyn1.1, whole genome shotgun sequence:
ataatcccatttattttgcaaatatccaaacaatctttgctttttatgtataaattagttaacattgaccctatttacccgaatgtatcataaaaatcaatatattcaaacctagtcatcatccccattataagaTTTTTATTCCCAGCTTTTACTTCATTGTTCTGATACAGTAATCAAGTTTTACcagatattaattaaatataagcgtgttatttttaatttaaaatcgcATTTAGATACCCAATGTAGGTGCAAATAAGTCTAATTATTTCGTTTGAAGTTCTACAGTAATTATATGATTTTTGTTCACAACTTTTAGTTCATCTGTGTCGATGCACCTATGTATGTGAGTAATCAGGTTATACcaaatattttcgaaataaataataacatttaaaacttacttaaatccatatatatataaattatttgatttgatgaaaTATGGGTGGGTGAAATATTCCTTCGTATTATTTCATACGGAAAAACGGACTTGAAACAAAGTAATTACGCCGAAAGAAATAGAACGACTTGTAGtgtttttgtgtagttataatTTCCACCTGTCTACTCATTTTTGTTTATCTTGGGTGGTTTATCCCGAAAACACACGGATTCCAACGCATTTTAGGAGGAGTCTCCAAAGAGCATGTGATTGGTAGACATTCGTTTGGTTTACGACGTAACAGGTTTTAAGTTTGTTACTGGCCAAAGCCATCATTATACAAATACTATATATGTCAACCGTTCTTACCTATAGTAAGAGCGTGGATTGACGAACTTACAGCTCTTATAACATGGaaggtcaaagtcaaagtcaaagttcgtTAACttgaattaggcttagtttacagtTTCGGAAggtcaggtaataatataattagattataattacaacagaaccgtgatagctcagtggatatgacctctgcctccgattccggagggtgtaggttcgaatccggtccggggcatgcacctccaactttttagttgtgtgtattttaaaaaaattaaatatcacgtgtctcaaacggtgaacgaaaacatcatgaggaaacctgcataccagagaattatcttaattctctgcgtgtgtgaagtctgccaatccgcattgggccagcgtggtggactattggcctgacccctctcattctgaagaggagactcgagctcagcggtgagccgaatatgggttgatgacgatgacgacgacgataattACAATagttgataataattggtcgaaaactcaAAGTTAATGTAACAAGGGTTCCAAAGGGCGAGggcgccttggtctgagaagagcccacaacaaactcagtcaggtCTGATAGGCTGTCGCTTTATAAAGGAACTTCTtaccaaaataatataaatgaaacaatgtagaagtaggtacatattataatgtcaTTGCCTACAAGTAAATCAGCACAATGAGTTAATTACCAGAGCGGCAGTCTTGTATATTTAGCCTCCAAGGTGATCTACATTCATAAATAATTCGTTCAATTGATATCTGAGCGCATACGGGTGAAGGAAACGTCGAGCGGTTTGCTCGACGTTTCCTTACGTTTAGAAGCAGAATTTAAATTGTTTGACAGTTCTGAGACGGTGACAACcaaagtaatataatatctaGCTGTAGAGCTaatctgtaacgatgtttttataatgaGTTTTTGCCTTGTGTGTCGCccttcttgttatttttttttttttttcgtgttgagtaagtgccgatggctccatgtgggaccactacggcgtcaccggggggtttgggcgagcgcagaagcatcttGCTtgctgaactaaaattgacggcgccttacacaaatgacaatgagaCTGCGATTACCAAATACCAATGAGCGCCAATAAGGCATTCGACTGGGGGACTTCTCTCATAAAAAAGGACTATGGTTTCGTTTACGCCGCGTTGAATTAACAATCACACATGAGTCAGACAGACAGTTAGTCAGTCACCTAAGcataatgaaaagaaaatttgatTCCCCAAGCAATCTTCCTCAATGAGCCTACGTATCCTTAAGTAAACTacgaaaatctattaaaaaaattgcgcGGTTTTTGAAATTGCTTAAACTTTTGAGTGCTCATTTTTTTCCGTCGTGTCTGGTGCTAccctaagcaattgcttaaatagcttatagaaTAATCAGAGACTGCTGGCATATGTCTGTTTCTTGTGAACTTCTTATGCCATCTTTACATATTCAACGATCAAGACTGGCTCTTCTTACTGGGTTCTATACGAACCGTAACtactttttttacattatttggGTTAGCGTTTGGTtccaatcatgcttgacagtaagcgataatgcagcctatggtggaacgcgcttgcgtagaaggtagggaaaacggaagctgaaagggcattccataacttcgcagtcCGGATCAGGGACGAAGAATCGAAACGCCTTCGTACGTGTccaggggacatcaactacCAAAGTtatatggtaaaaaggtgaagagggaactagatcgaaaagttcctgagcgcactctccgaaataaatcctgtagaTCACCGACATACAGGCaacttttcggcgatgctccAACTGGGCGATAGGCGGTTTCTACAACATCTATTTCGGGGAGTATGCCCAGGAAGTTTTCGATGTACCTAGTTACTTTCAACATTTTACCATACAAATGGCTGATATCGCAGTGATCTACACCCTCACGATGCCCTCATCCTACAAATTATTTGTTCCTGATTAACAGTGATAAgttaattaaagtaattacaacgtaggtatctttaagtcaagagtaaataggcactTTCTACGCAAGCACGTTCCACCATACATCTTCGTGATCTTTCGTTCCATTAGTACCAGGCGTGACTGTagccaataatattttttttgtacaacttACCAAGTGTTACTAATAGAATGTTTTTCGTAATTAGtattccgattccggagggtgtgggatcctccaacttttcagttgtgtgcattttaagaaattaaatatcacttgtctcagagggtgaaggaaaacatcgtgagggaacctgcatactagagaattttcaaaattctctgcgtgtgtgaagtctcccaatccgcattgggccagcgtggtgtaacctctctaattctgagaggagactcgagctcagcggtgagccgaatatgggtcgatagcTACgacattattatttgtttgcacAATTATCCAACCGTATATTCCGCCGCACTGAGCCTACGCCCTCCCCAAGGCAAGGCAGTCCAGATTCAAGTAAACAAGTTATCAACGTACAAGCCAAATTAAAACCATCTCTACATAGCAATAAAGCTCAAACTCCCTTGTCACAAACACTCGACATTTCTATTTAATGATTTCTTTGTCTTTCGAAGAGCCGGGAAGttcttttcaattattttttatcccttACTTATAGCACTTATGTCTAACTTAAGATGGTAAGTGGTCATTTACTCGTACAGCGCTCATTGCCAGTTAACAATGTAGGAATACATAAATTTTAAGACTACGATATTTTAATCACTCCTTAGTccaatttaacattttacgtATTGACTGAGTACATTTTAACTTcttgcaatggggatgatgactaggtttgaatatattgatttttatgatacattcgggtaaatagggtcaatatgaactaatttatacataaaaagcaaagattgtctggatatttgcaaaataaatgagattataaaatttcaaaaactattaaattttttttatcgtaattagatgaaaatttatacagttttagcttccttacattaaatgtgacattttttaataaatgaactataaagataaacgcacaaataacatagatattagtaattttgtttgaacgcgcatacaaatcaaacgatcattacattgcctatgacgtcattttttcgagccattttgtatggggcgtttttcagggatccgcggcagcgccgcaaatctgactctttaaatccctgtagctccgaaagtaatgatcgcagataccctgttccttttacaaaattgctttactattagtatactcttaatttatatacaatttaaaaaactgtcatcatccctattatgtatGCCAAATTATTAGTTTGATTGCAAATTCCATATTTCAattaatagtctaagatccggtaaTAGGAATATATAACCccttctgttatttattagtgataagaaataaatgatagataataccctatttatattttatatatttatgccagacacatttttatacaaaatctaggaaaccatgaactagatcaaaggcaatttccagcagatggacgtccattgctggacatatgcctcttgtaTTGACTTTAAAACAGCTCAcaggccgccagcatccagcggctccctgcaacccgcttcatgtcctcggtccacctagtggatattttgtctgtgcggttcatgtctgtagagtccctttcatgaaacctgaagtaaaatttacagaaaacttacacaaatgacaataagaccgccattaccaaatgacaatgagcgccattaagacattatcGCCGcgactttcatgaaaaggactttacgtgTCTCTAgttacctgctgggcagtgtgaaaagatggtgtctgtgggtgtctggcacgctacttgtctgtgaaaCACTGTGTCTGtaaatataaacggaccttacaCTAATCAATAACTGATAAGGGTATAGGTAATTATAAATACCATTACTTAACTGTAGCTGTATACCTAAGCTGGCAACTCGAAAATTGCTGAGTGAATGCAGGCAACCTTTAGATTTTCAATTCTATTGGTTATAGTCTTTTAACTAGTGTaggatttcttttaattaaccaatgagggaagtagatttaataaatttaataagaaattcAGTCATTTAATACCATTCGGCCTTACTAGaaaacctatttgcaatgtgtcattgtgaatattttccatcatttatttcttattccaaataacagatgagggcgtatatttcttatgccggatcttgtactatatgATACAATGGCCAATGTTTCaatcagttattttaaaaatttaatgtataaaaaaattaattgctttGCGATAACCGCAAAGTCTCGAAAATCACACTTTTTGATTAGAATACATGAGCAGAGGCcttgtggtttcacccgcgtagtgcccgttcccatgggaataggGGGAAATCGTGTAATTCATActtgaattacacgcggacggaATCGAAATACATACTTCTATttactgtaattaaaatttaatttaagggATGATTGTTTGCACTATTTTTTTCCCAACGATGTCGTGGGCATTCAGTAGTAAACTTAACCTGATTAATATTCATCATAAAAGTTTGGCGGCAACCGCGACTTTAGGTGTTGCAATGGCTGTCCTTTATTTAATCTGTTATTAAGTTCGATTATCAATTCcccattattatataatttgagaCCCGGACGTGGCTTTGGATAGCGACTCATTAATCGTTCTTCGTTGTTATCTTCTTCATTGATGTTAACTTCTAAAGACATATCCACTTCATAGTTATTCCCATTTGATGGCTTTCTTGGATTGCCTGGTTTTCCTGGCTTGTCTGGTTTTCCTTGCTTGTCTGGTTTTCCTGGCTTGCCTGGTTTTCCTTGCTTGTCTGGTTTTCCTTGCTTGCCTGGTTTTCGCGGATTGCGTGGTTTTCTTTCGGGCATCTTTCGTTGCCGTGTCTTATCTAATCTCTCTTTAATAGCATCTAATAGTTCTATACTTTTATATTGGTCCATTTGTTTAATTTGATTCTTTAGCTTTTTCCTTGGCCAGAATAGTGTCCGTCTATTTGCGTTTAGATTAGTTTCCCCTTTCGTGTTGACTTTCTCTTGTACAAAGGGATTTTCATGTCCCTTGtctaaatgatattttgttatGTTCTCTTGTCCGCTAATAGCTTCTCTTGTGACATGACTGATGTCTCCTTGATAAGCATCGTTAGCTTTAGATGGTTCAGTGTTACAATAGTTAACACTTAACACCGTTAATGCTgcaaaataatcattattatctgtAGCTTTGAGAACTGCTTTATTTTgcgcgagcgtctgctagttacattataaaaagacacacactcttgtaccccgtatcattaaaatttaaaaacaagaaggattttattaaaatctaaataagtgaataaatctaactagataaaagaaataaataaaattataacccaagtttttgagttatatcaagatggcgtccttaaagaaactatgacatgacaattgacagcaaacgtgaaatcgactactgcattgaaaacgtcatcaatccgccattattacccatattagtgttgcatttcttgggagagcaTGAATataatttcgaaagaattaaagtaaattcgtagatttgtataatcaaaaatagtttaaaaaaatatttttttttatttccgccagggtacaatgactgattctGGGCTACGTGCAATTtttgaccatctcctttggtgcattgtaggggtaatctctggatctattgaacggattttgaaaattcttttaccaatagaaatgcACGTTATTTGGAACTACGCGGGGCgtttactactatactatactatatcaagaaaaaaaatgttaatattaaaaaataataaataaataaactttttttttttttttttgaataagcaagcgcttagctgcaatcatgcctgatggtaagcgatgatgcagcctatggtggaacgcgcttgcctagaagatgcctattcactcttgacttgaaaatacccatattgtaggtggtggggaaaactgaagctgggagagcattccacatctttgcagtgcgtataaggaatgaggaactaaaccgcttggtACGCGCCCGAGGGATTTCGACAgcgtagcggtgcagatctctgcgatgcctagcagtcctatggtaaaacggcgaaggtggcacaagatcgaacagttcctgagcgcactccccgaaatatatcttgtagaacaccgataggcaggcaacctttcggcgatgctctaagcTTTGAAGCTTACAGTCAGTTAAAGCCTCATTGCCAATGAGTCTTCTAGCGCGTTTATCCACTGAATCTaaagcagcaagctggtatttggcgGAGCCATCCCACAAgtgggagcagtactccataCACGATCGAACTTGAGCTTGATATAACGATAGAAGCTGTTCTGGTGTGAAGTACCGTTTGACTTTATTAGGGATGCCAAGTTTTTTGCCTGCAGTTTTTGCCTTAGATTCAATGAACTGTCCGAAGTTGAGTTTGGACGATATGGTTACGCCAAGAAGCTCTAAGCTATCAGATATTCCTACAGACATATTCCGGAAAGTAGGAGTCAGATGGAAGGGGCTCCTTTTGGCAGTGAACAAACATGCCTGAGTTTTTTCCGCATTAAACTTAACCAAATTGGCATCTCCCCATTCAGACACCTCATTTAAGGTTAAATTAATGCGTTGCACCAAAGCCTCTCGTTGTTCATGGACCTCAACCCCACTAGCACGGGGACTGGACATATATCTCTCTGTTACAGTGCTATCATCTGCATACCCAAATATACCGGGTTTAAGCAGATCATTTATATGCAGCAGGAAAAGTGTAGCAGAGAGAACTGATCCCTGAGGTACACCGGCATTAATTGCCATTTGATCAGATGAGATGCCATCCACGACAACTCGAAATGATCGCTCACTCAGGAAATCAGATATCCAATGACAAAGGCTAGAGGGTATCTTCCGTAGGAAGGAAGTTTGCTTAAAAGGCTTTCATGCCAGACCCGGTCAAAAGCCTTTGACACGTCCAGTGAAACGGCAAGCGCTTCACCGCACTTGTCAACAGCCTCGCCCCAGATGTGAGTGGCATACACTAAAAGATCTCCTGTGGACCGGTTGCGTCGAAAACCATACTGTTGGTCcgacaaaatatcattttcttCGAGGTATGCCAGGAGCCTGTTGTTCAATACACGCTCCATACTTTTACAAAGTATGGACGTGATTGCAATTGGCCTGTAATTGGCCGGGTCAGCACGGCTTCCCTTTTTCGGTACAGGTTGTACATTGGCAATCTTCCAACCTTTCGGAACG
This window contains:
- the LOC112045969 gene encoding translation initiation factor IF-2, with the protein product MGIVRVNIIIIALTVLSVNYCNTEPSKANDAYQGDISHVTREAISGQENITKYHLDKGHENPFVQEKVNTKGETNLNANRRTLFWPRKKLKNQIKQMDQYKSIELLDAIKERLDKTRQRKMPERKPRNPRKPGKQGKPDKQGKPGKPGKPDKQGKPDKPGKPGNPRKPSNGNNYEVDMSLEVNINEEDNNEERLMSRYPKPRPGLKLYNNGELIIELNNRLNKGQPLQHLKSRLPPNFYDEY